Proteins found in one Quercus robur chromosome 2, dhQueRobu3.1, whole genome shotgun sequence genomic segment:
- the LOC126713366 gene encoding ubiquitin-conjugating enzyme E2-17 kDa-like, with protein sequence MASKRILKELKDLQKDPPTSCSAGPVAEDMFHWQATIMGPPDSPYAGGVFLVTIHFPPDYPFKPPKVAFRTKVFHPNINSNGSICLDILKEQWSPALTISKVLLSICSLLTDPNPDDPLVPEIAHMYKTDRSKYETTARSWTQKYAMG encoded by the exons ATGGCATCGAAGCGGATCTTGAAGGAGCTCAAGGATCTACAGAAAGATCCTCCTACGTCTTGCAGTGCTG GCCCTGTTGCCGAAGACATGTTCCATTGGCAAGCAACAATTATGGGTCCTCCTGACAGTCCTTATGCAGGTGGAGTTTTTTTAGTCACTATTCATTTTCCTCCGGATTACCCATTTAAACCACCCAAG GTTGCATTCAGGACGAAGGTCTTTCACCCCAATATCAATAGCAATGGGAGCATTTGTCTTGATATTTTGAAGGAGCAGTGGAGCCCTGCCCTTACCATATCCAAG GTGTTGCTTTCAATCTGTTCACTTCTAACGGACCCAAATCCTGATGACCCCTTAGTGCCGGAAATTGCCCACATGTACAAGACTGACAGGAGCAAGTATGAGACAACTGCAAGAAGCTGGACCCAGAAGTATGCTATGGGTTAG
- the LOC126713367 gene encoding probable inactive receptor kinase At4g23740, which translates to MEDLGFVLSWIFLVGLVFIQGNADPVEDKLALLEFVNNLPHSRSLNWNQSNSVCAYWTGVTCNEDKSRVTAVRLPGIGFNGPIPPYTISRLSALQVLSLRSNLISGNFPSDFANLKNLSLLYLQFNNFSGPLPLDFSVWKNLTIINLSNNGFNGSIPHSLSNLTQLAGLNLANNSLSGELPDLNLPRLQVLNVSNNDLNGTLPKSLERFPRSVFSGNNISFESVTPNMPPVFPPSSESYPKPKNSGRLGETALLAIIVAGGILGVVAFAFLILVCCLRRKRVDMLSDKLQKGEMSPEKAISRSQDANNRLVFFEGCHYTFDLEDLLRASAEVLGKGTFGTAYKAILEDATTVVVKRLKDVSSGKRDFEQQMQVVGSIKHENVVELKAYYYSKDEKLMVYDYFSQGSVFALLHGKRGEDRTPLDWDTRLRIAIGAAIGIARIHLENGGKLVHGNIKSSNIFLNSKKYGCVSDVGLTTIMSSLAPPISRAAGYRAPEVTDTRKAAQPSDVYSFGVVLLELLTGKSPIHTTAGDEIVHLVRWVHSVVREEWTAEVFDLELMRYPNIEEEMVEMLQIAMSCVVRMPDQRPKMLEVVKMIENVQRLDSTENHPSPGNKSESLTPPQLVVGTESSTSSQ; encoded by the exons CTAAATTGGAACCAGAGTAACTCTGTGTGTGCCTACTGGACTGGAGTGACTTGCAATGAGGATAAATCTCGAGTAACAGCCGTACGATTGCCTGGAATTGGATTTAATGGTCCGATTCCGCCTTACACTATAAGCCGACTCTCAGCTTTGCAAGTTTTGAGCCTCAGATCCAATTTAATATCTGGGAACTTCCCTTCAGATTTTGCTAATCTCAAAAACCTGTCTTTACTGTACCTTCAATTCAACAACTTCTCGGGTCCATTGCCATTGGATTTCTCAGTTTGGAAGAACTTAACTATTATCAATTTGTCTAACAATGGTTTCAATGGAAGCATTCCTCACTCACTTTCGAATTTGACCCAGTTGGCAGGTTTGAATCTTGCAAACAATTCACTCTCCGGTGAACTCCCTGACCTCAATTTGCCAAGATTGCAAGTGCTAAATGTGTCTAACAATGATCTCAATGGTACTTTGCCCAAGTCACTTGAGAGGTTTCCAAGGTCTGTGTTTAGTGGCAACAACATTTCTTTTGAAAGTGTTACTCCTAATATGCCACCAGTGTTTCCACCCTCTTCAGAATCTTATCCCAAGCCTAAGAATTCAGGGAGGCTTGGTGAAACGGCTTTGTTAGCAATTATAGTTGCTGGTGGTATTCTGGGGGTTGTGGCATTTGCTTTTCTGATACTAGTTTGCTGCTTGAGAAGAAAAAGGGTAGATATGTTATCGGATAAGTTGCAGAAGGGAGAGATGTCGCCAGAGAAAGCAATTTCAAGGAGTCAAGATGCGAATAATAGACTGGTTTTCTTTGAGGGTTGTCACTATACATTTGATTTGGAGGATTTACTGAGGGCCTCTGCTGAGGTACTGGGAAAGGGGACATTTGGTACGGCTTATAAGGCGATTCTAGAGGATGCAACCACTGTGGTGGTAAAGAGGTTGAAGGACGTAAGCTCTGGGAAGCGGGATTTCGAGCAGCAAATGCAGGTTGTAGGGAGTATCAAACATGAGAATGTGGTGGAGCTGAAGGCATATTACTATTCCAAAGATGAGAAGCTGATGGTGTATGATTATTTCAGCCAGGGGAGTGTTTTTGCTTTGTTGCATG GTAAAAGAGGAGAGGATAGGACCCCTTTGGATTGGGATACCCGACTAAGAATAGCTATAGGTGCAGCAATAGGCATTGCTCGTATTCATTTAGAGAATGGTGGGAAACTCGTTCATGGCAACATTAAATCCTCGAATATCTTTCTCAATTCCAAAAAGTATGGATGTGTTTCTGATGTTGGCTTGACAACAATAATGAGCTCACTGGCCCCACCTATCTCCCGTGCTGCTGGATACCGAGCCCCAGAAGTGACAGACACCCGAAAAGCAGCACAGCCCTCTGATGTCTACAGCTTTGGGGTGGTGTTATTGGAGCTCCTCACTGGAAAATCCCCCATTCATACTACTGCTGGTGATGAGATTGTTCACTTGGTCAGGTGGGTTCATTCAGTTGTCCGAGAGGAGTGGACAGCAGAAGTGTTTGACCTAGAGCTGATGAGGTACCCAAATATTGAGGAAGAGATGGTGGAGATGTTACAGATAGCTATGTCATGTGTAGTGAGGATGCCAGATCAGAGACCTAAAATGCTGGAGGTAGtcaaaatgatagaaaatgtCCAGCGGCTTGATAGTACTGAGAATCATCCATCACCCGGAAACAAATCTGAAAGTTTGACCCCACCACAACTGGTGGTTGGGACAGAATCTTCCACTTCTTCACAGTGA